One Takifugu rubripes chromosome 2, fTakRub1.2, whole genome shotgun sequence genomic region harbors:
- the ptpn21 gene encoding tyrosine-protein phosphatase non-receptor type 21 isoform X1 produces the protein MPLPFGLKLKRTRRYTVSSKSCLVTRIQLLNGEFVEFTLSVESTGQECLEAVAQRLELREITYFSLWYFNKQNQQRWIDLEKPLKKQLDKYGLEPTVYFGVVFYVPSVVQLQQEITRYQYYLQLKKDVLEGRISCSLEQAIRLASLAVQADFGDFNRYDSQDFLQKFVLFPIDWIQDERTREEATQKVALVYQSFRGLPAPEAEMLYMQEVEKMEGYGQESFQAKDSTGTDVTLGSCLDGIIVKHKNGRPLVLFRWNEINNMSHNRSFFAVELTNREESVQFQTEDMETSKYVCRMCLARLKFYRINKSSLEDCDPLPSVVSQKSLLTLSFPRFPMLSRPSLPSNKGQTQPAVINPVRRRSSTRISLPKPQAYMMPPPQLHYNGHFTEPYTSSQDNLYMNNQNGYYYHSQTSLDCTPLEYGTGGRLRNGSVYSAHSTSSLTNPQHYLQPSPMSSNPSITSDITRPDYVPSHRHSALIPPSYRATPDYETVMRQKARGPGGGMVLSQDHRQSHSMRNLNIGNSYAYSRPDPLVYSQPEIRGEHGGTTQRHHYPFHLGSSFHSPSPYPYPTERRPVVGAVSVPELTNVQLQQAQEYPAPNIMRTQVYRPPPPYPYAHPRPANSTPDLSRHLYVSSSNPDLVITRRVHHSVQTFQEDSLPVAHSLQEVSEPLFSGAPQRHLYNAQKRNSIEIAGLEYSLEGMRLKERTVSSSAAESATPPPVLHGGRSQGSQLNVFLEHPKKEEIKESVQYGHKKSLSDATMLVHSSGEEEELEDEGGRHTPLTQEAAAALGPNQPSQPHRSLTPLTALAPQQQNQMEPPPAYPIGSSLDPSITSSITYKVHPMIQGEPLYLLPDLRQPRIIPSISDGDLSGQAKQKTKKDVKKRPVSELPPGKKTVEGLPPPGMKKGPRSEAKKMGPLKMAHLNGLSVSRQPMYSDTKDEPERASNDERCKLLEQHMERGELLKEYESIPRRHPAGECYIAQQPESSDKNRFHDVLPYDSSRVELVPTKENNTGYINASHVKLTAGGQEWNYIASQGPLSNTCQDFWQMVWEQGVSIIAMVTAEEERGREKSFRYWPRLGSRHNTVTYGRFKITTRFRTESGCYATTGLKIKHLLTGQERTIWHLQYTDWPDHGCPDDIKGFLTYLEEIQSVRRHTNSISDPKNTNLPVLVHCSAGVGRTGVVILSEILIACLEHNETLDIPNVLLKLRAQRMMVVQTFAQYSFIYKVLIHYLRNSRLI, from the exons ATGCCCCTGCCGTTTGGCTTAAAACTCAAAAGGACTCGGAGGTATACTGTTTCAAGCAAGAGCTGTCTTGTCACCCGGATTCAGCTGCTCAATGGGGAGTTTGTTGAGTTCACGCTGTCGGTGGAGAGCACCGGCCAGGAATGTTTGGAGGCGGTTGCACAGAGACTTGAATTAAGAGAG ATAACCTACTTCAGCCTTTGGTACTTCAAtaagcagaaccagcagagatgGATAGACCTGGAGAAGCCGCTGAAAAAGCAGCTGGACAAGTATGGACTGGAACCCACCGTGTATTTCGGAGTCGTGTTTTACGTTCCCAGCGTCGTCCAACTGCAGCAAGAGATCACAAG ATATCAGTATTATCTCCAGCTGAAAAAGGATGTTCTGGAGGGGAGGATCTCATGCTCCCTCGAACAAGCTATTCGCTTAGCTAGCCTGGCAGTGCAAG CTGACTTTGGAGACTTCAATCGGTACGATTCCCAGGACTTCCTTCAGAAATTTGTCCTCTTCCCTATA GACTGGATCCAGGATGAGCGAACCCGGGAAGAGGCCACTCAGAAAGTGGCACTTGTTTatcagtccttcag GGGTCTGCCAGCTCCAGAGGCAGAGATGCTCTACATGCAGGAGGTGGAAAAGATGGAAGGTTATGGACAGGAAAGCTTCCAAGCCAAG GACAGCACGGGCACAGACGTAACTCTGGGATCCTGCCTTGATGGCATCATCGTCAAGCATAAAAATGGCAGACCGCTTGTTTTATTCAG GTGGAATGAAATTAACAACATGAGTCACAACAGGTCCTTCTTTGCTGTGGAGCTGACCAACAGGGAGGAGAGTGTTCAGTTCCAGACC GAAGACATGGAAACCTCCAAATATGTGTGTCGGATGTGTCTGGCTAGACTAAAGTTTTATAGGATTAACAAGAGTAGCCT AGAGGACTGTGACCCCCTGCCTTCTGTGGTCTCCCAGAAGTCCCTTCTTACTCTATCTTTTCCTCGCTTTCCAATGCTCTCTCGTCCCTCTCTGCCTTCTAATAAGGG CCAAACCCAGCCTGCAGTCATCAATCCGGTCAGGCGCAGATCCTCGACAAGAATATCTCTG CCAAAGCCTCAAGCCTACATGATGCCCCCTCCACAGCTGCACTACAACGGCCATTTCACAGAGCCGTACACGTCATCACAAG ACAACCTGTACATGAACAACCAGAATGGTTATTACTACCACTCCCAGACCAGCCTGGACTGCACTCCGCTCGAATACGGAACTGGGGGGCGTTTACGAAATGGCAGCGTGTACAGCGCTCACAGTACCAGCTCTCTAACCAACCCCCAGCACTACCTGCAGCCCTCCCCAATGTCCTCCAacccctccatcaccagcgATATCACCAGACCAGATTACGTCCCCTCACACCGCCACAGCGCGCTCATACCACCTTCCTATCGCGCCACCCCCGATTACGAGACAGTGATGCGGCAGAAAGCCCGGGGTCCAGGAGGGGGGATGGTTTTGTCTCAAGACCACCGGCAGAGCCATTCCATGAGGAACCTGAACATTGGAAACTCGTACGCTTACAGCAGACCAGACCCTCTGGTTTACAGCCAGCCTGAGATCAGAGGGGAGCACGGTGGGACGACCCAACGCCACCACTATCCTTTCCATCTGGGCTCTAGCTTCCACAGTCCCTCTCCATACCCCTACCCCACCGAGAGAAGGCCTGTAGTGGGCGCCGTCAGTGTCCCAGAGCTCACTAATGTCCAGTTGCAGCAGGCCCAGGAGTATCCAGCCCCCAACATCATGAGAACACAAGTGTACAGGCCTCCCCCCCCGTATCCATACGCCCACCCCCGACCTGCCAACAGCACCCCAGACCTGTCCCGTCACCTGTatgtcagcagcagcaacccagACCTGGTCATCACCAGACGCGTGCACCACTCGGTCCAAACGTTCCAGGAGGACAGCCTGCCCGTCGCTCACTCCTTACAGGAGGTCTCCGAGCCTCTTTTCAGCGGGGCCCCTCAGAGACACCTCTACAACGCTCAGAAGCGTAACTCCATTGAGATCGCTGGGCTGGAATATAGCCTGGAGGGGATGAGGCTCAAAGAGAGGACTGTGTCTTCTTCTGCCGCCGAGtcggccacgccccctcccgtCCTGCACGGCGGCCGCTCCCAGGGCTCTCAGTTAAATGTGTTCCTGGAACATCCAAAGAAGGAGGAGATCAAGGAGAGCGTACAGTACGGCCACAAAAAATCTCTGTCTGATGCCACCATGCTAGTTCACAGCAGTGGCGAAGAGGAGGAGCTTGAAGACGAGGGTGGACGCCACACTCCACTGACCCAGGAAGCGGCGGCAGCATTGGGTCCGAACCAGCCGTCACAGCCGCATCGCAGCTTGACACCTCTGACCGCTCTggcgccgcagcagcagaatcaaATGGAACCGCCCCCTGCGTATCCCATAGGGTCGTCCCTCGACCCCTCCATAACCAGCTCCATCACCTACAAAGTTCACCCCATGATCCAAGGGGAGCCGCTGTACCTGCTGCCCGATTTACGCCAACCGAGGATCATACCGTCGATTTCGGACGGAGACCTGAGCGGCCAGGCGAAGCAGAAGACTAAGAAAGACGTGAAGAAGCGGCCTGTGTCTGAGCTGCCTCCGGGGAAGAAAACCGTGGAAGGACTACCCCCTCCA GGCATGAAGAAAGGGCCGAGATCAGAGGCGAAGAAAATGGGCCCGCTGAAGATGGCCCATCTCAACGGCCTGTCGGTATCCAGGCAGCCGATGTACAGCGACACCAAGGACGAGCCGGAGAGAGCGTCTAACGACGAGCGG TGtaagctgctggagcagcacatGGAGCGGGGAGAGCTTCTGAAGGAATACGAGAGCATTCCCAGGAGGCATCCTGCAGGGGAATGCTACATCGCCCAGCAGCCGGAGAGCTCGGACAAAAACCGCTTCCACGACGTCCTTCCTTACGACAGCAGCCGCGTGGAGCTGGTTCCCACCAAAGAGAACAACACAGGTTACATCAACGCGTCCCACGTTAAA CTAACGGCAGGTGGGCAGGAGTGGAACTACATCGCCTCGCAGGGGCCCTTGTCAAACACATGTCAGGACTTCTGGCAGATGGTGTGGGAACAGGGCGTCTCCATCATCGCCATGGTCACTGCTGAAGAG GAGCGTGGCCGGGAGAAGAGCTTCCGGTACTGGCCCAGACTGGGCTCGCGGCACAACACCGTGACCTACGGTCGATTCAAGATCACGACGCGCTTCCGCACAGAGTCGGGCTGCTACGCCACCACGGGGCTGAAGATCAAACACCTCCTGACGGGCCAGGAGAGGACAATCTGGCACCTGCAGTACACAGACTGGCCCGATCACGGCTGCCCAGACGATATCAAGGGCTTCCTCA CCTATCTGGAGGAGATCCAGTCTGTgaggagacacacaaacagcatcaGTGACCCAAAGAACACCAACCTGCCTGTGCTGGTCCACTGCAGCGCAGGAGTGGGCCGCACCGGCGTGGTCATCCTGTCCGAGATCCTCATCGCCTGCCTGGAGCACAATGAG ACGCTGGACATCCCCAACGTCCTGTTGAAGCTCCGCGCTCAGAGGATGATGGTGGTCCAGACCTTCGCTCAGTACAGCTTCATCTACAAGGTCCTCATCCACTATCTGCGCAACTCCAGACTCATTTGA
- the ptpn21 gene encoding tyrosine-protein phosphatase non-receptor type 21 isoform X2 — protein MPLPFGLKLKRTRRYTVSSKSCLVTRIQLLNGEFVEFTLSVESTGQECLEAVAQRLELREITYFSLWYFNKQNQQRWIDLEKPLKKQLDKYGLEPTVYFGVVFYVPSVVQLQQEITRYQYYLQLKKDVLEGRISCSLEQAIRLASLAVQADFGDFNRYDSQDFLQKFVLFPIDWIQDERTREEATQKVALVYQSFRGLPAPEAEMLYMQEVEKMEGYGQESFQAKDSTGTDVTLGSCLDGIIVKHKNGRPLVLFRWNEINNMSHNRSFFAVELTNREESVQFQTEDMETSKYVCRMCLARLKFYRINKSSLQTQPAVINPVRRRSSTRISLPKPQAYMMPPPQLHYNGHFTEPYTSSQDNLYMNNQNGYYYHSQTSLDCTPLEYGTGGRLRNGSVYSAHSTSSLTNPQHYLQPSPMSSNPSITSDITRPDYVPSHRHSALIPPSYRATPDYETVMRQKARGPGGGMVLSQDHRQSHSMRNLNIGNSYAYSRPDPLVYSQPEIRGEHGGTTQRHHYPFHLGSSFHSPSPYPYPTERRPVVGAVSVPELTNVQLQQAQEYPAPNIMRTQVYRPPPPYPYAHPRPANSTPDLSRHLYVSSSNPDLVITRRVHHSVQTFQEDSLPVAHSLQEVSEPLFSGAPQRHLYNAQKRNSIEIAGLEYSLEGMRLKERTVSSSAAESATPPPVLHGGRSQGSQLNVFLEHPKKEEIKESVQYGHKKSLSDATMLVHSSGEEEELEDEGGRHTPLTQEAAAALGPNQPSQPHRSLTPLTALAPQQQNQMEPPPAYPIGSSLDPSITSSITYKVHPMIQGEPLYLLPDLRQPRIIPSISDGDLSGQAKQKTKKDVKKRPVSELPPGKKTVEGLPPPGMKKGPRSEAKKMGPLKMAHLNGLSVSRQPMYSDTKDEPERASNDERCKLLEQHMERGELLKEYESIPRRHPAGECYIAQQPESSDKNRFHDVLPYDSSRVELVPTKENNTGYINASHVKLTAGGQEWNYIASQGPLSNTCQDFWQMVWEQGVSIIAMVTAEEERGREKSFRYWPRLGSRHNTVTYGRFKITTRFRTESGCYATTGLKIKHLLTGQERTIWHLQYTDWPDHGCPDDIKGFLTYLEEIQSVRRHTNSISDPKNTNLPVLVHCSAGVGRTGVVILSEILIACLEHNETLDIPNVLLKLRAQRMMVVQTFAQYSFIYKVLIHYLRNSRLI, from the exons ATGCCCCTGCCGTTTGGCTTAAAACTCAAAAGGACTCGGAGGTATACTGTTTCAAGCAAGAGCTGTCTTGTCACCCGGATTCAGCTGCTCAATGGGGAGTTTGTTGAGTTCACGCTGTCGGTGGAGAGCACCGGCCAGGAATGTTTGGAGGCGGTTGCACAGAGACTTGAATTAAGAGAG ATAACCTACTTCAGCCTTTGGTACTTCAAtaagcagaaccagcagagatgGATAGACCTGGAGAAGCCGCTGAAAAAGCAGCTGGACAAGTATGGACTGGAACCCACCGTGTATTTCGGAGTCGTGTTTTACGTTCCCAGCGTCGTCCAACTGCAGCAAGAGATCACAAG ATATCAGTATTATCTCCAGCTGAAAAAGGATGTTCTGGAGGGGAGGATCTCATGCTCCCTCGAACAAGCTATTCGCTTAGCTAGCCTGGCAGTGCAAG CTGACTTTGGAGACTTCAATCGGTACGATTCCCAGGACTTCCTTCAGAAATTTGTCCTCTTCCCTATA GACTGGATCCAGGATGAGCGAACCCGGGAAGAGGCCACTCAGAAAGTGGCACTTGTTTatcagtccttcag GGGTCTGCCAGCTCCAGAGGCAGAGATGCTCTACATGCAGGAGGTGGAAAAGATGGAAGGTTATGGACAGGAAAGCTTCCAAGCCAAG GACAGCACGGGCACAGACGTAACTCTGGGATCCTGCCTTGATGGCATCATCGTCAAGCATAAAAATGGCAGACCGCTTGTTTTATTCAG GTGGAATGAAATTAACAACATGAGTCACAACAGGTCCTTCTTTGCTGTGGAGCTGACCAACAGGGAGGAGAGTGTTCAGTTCCAGACC GAAGACATGGAAACCTCCAAATATGTGTGTCGGATGTGTCTGGCTAGACTAAAGTTTTATAGGATTAACAAGAGTAGCCT CCAAACCCAGCCTGCAGTCATCAATCCGGTCAGGCGCAGATCCTCGACAAGAATATCTCTG CCAAAGCCTCAAGCCTACATGATGCCCCCTCCACAGCTGCACTACAACGGCCATTTCACAGAGCCGTACACGTCATCACAAG ACAACCTGTACATGAACAACCAGAATGGTTATTACTACCACTCCCAGACCAGCCTGGACTGCACTCCGCTCGAATACGGAACTGGGGGGCGTTTACGAAATGGCAGCGTGTACAGCGCTCACAGTACCAGCTCTCTAACCAACCCCCAGCACTACCTGCAGCCCTCCCCAATGTCCTCCAacccctccatcaccagcgATATCACCAGACCAGATTACGTCCCCTCACACCGCCACAGCGCGCTCATACCACCTTCCTATCGCGCCACCCCCGATTACGAGACAGTGATGCGGCAGAAAGCCCGGGGTCCAGGAGGGGGGATGGTTTTGTCTCAAGACCACCGGCAGAGCCATTCCATGAGGAACCTGAACATTGGAAACTCGTACGCTTACAGCAGACCAGACCCTCTGGTTTACAGCCAGCCTGAGATCAGAGGGGAGCACGGTGGGACGACCCAACGCCACCACTATCCTTTCCATCTGGGCTCTAGCTTCCACAGTCCCTCTCCATACCCCTACCCCACCGAGAGAAGGCCTGTAGTGGGCGCCGTCAGTGTCCCAGAGCTCACTAATGTCCAGTTGCAGCAGGCCCAGGAGTATCCAGCCCCCAACATCATGAGAACACAAGTGTACAGGCCTCCCCCCCCGTATCCATACGCCCACCCCCGACCTGCCAACAGCACCCCAGACCTGTCCCGTCACCTGTatgtcagcagcagcaacccagACCTGGTCATCACCAGACGCGTGCACCACTCGGTCCAAACGTTCCAGGAGGACAGCCTGCCCGTCGCTCACTCCTTACAGGAGGTCTCCGAGCCTCTTTTCAGCGGGGCCCCTCAGAGACACCTCTACAACGCTCAGAAGCGTAACTCCATTGAGATCGCTGGGCTGGAATATAGCCTGGAGGGGATGAGGCTCAAAGAGAGGACTGTGTCTTCTTCTGCCGCCGAGtcggccacgccccctcccgtCCTGCACGGCGGCCGCTCCCAGGGCTCTCAGTTAAATGTGTTCCTGGAACATCCAAAGAAGGAGGAGATCAAGGAGAGCGTACAGTACGGCCACAAAAAATCTCTGTCTGATGCCACCATGCTAGTTCACAGCAGTGGCGAAGAGGAGGAGCTTGAAGACGAGGGTGGACGCCACACTCCACTGACCCAGGAAGCGGCGGCAGCATTGGGTCCGAACCAGCCGTCACAGCCGCATCGCAGCTTGACACCTCTGACCGCTCTggcgccgcagcagcagaatcaaATGGAACCGCCCCCTGCGTATCCCATAGGGTCGTCCCTCGACCCCTCCATAACCAGCTCCATCACCTACAAAGTTCACCCCATGATCCAAGGGGAGCCGCTGTACCTGCTGCCCGATTTACGCCAACCGAGGATCATACCGTCGATTTCGGACGGAGACCTGAGCGGCCAGGCGAAGCAGAAGACTAAGAAAGACGTGAAGAAGCGGCCTGTGTCTGAGCTGCCTCCGGGGAAGAAAACCGTGGAAGGACTACCCCCTCCA GGCATGAAGAAAGGGCCGAGATCAGAGGCGAAGAAAATGGGCCCGCTGAAGATGGCCCATCTCAACGGCCTGTCGGTATCCAGGCAGCCGATGTACAGCGACACCAAGGACGAGCCGGAGAGAGCGTCTAACGACGAGCGG TGtaagctgctggagcagcacatGGAGCGGGGAGAGCTTCTGAAGGAATACGAGAGCATTCCCAGGAGGCATCCTGCAGGGGAATGCTACATCGCCCAGCAGCCGGAGAGCTCGGACAAAAACCGCTTCCACGACGTCCTTCCTTACGACAGCAGCCGCGTGGAGCTGGTTCCCACCAAAGAGAACAACACAGGTTACATCAACGCGTCCCACGTTAAA CTAACGGCAGGTGGGCAGGAGTGGAACTACATCGCCTCGCAGGGGCCCTTGTCAAACACATGTCAGGACTTCTGGCAGATGGTGTGGGAACAGGGCGTCTCCATCATCGCCATGGTCACTGCTGAAGAG GAGCGTGGCCGGGAGAAGAGCTTCCGGTACTGGCCCAGACTGGGCTCGCGGCACAACACCGTGACCTACGGTCGATTCAAGATCACGACGCGCTTCCGCACAGAGTCGGGCTGCTACGCCACCACGGGGCTGAAGATCAAACACCTCCTGACGGGCCAGGAGAGGACAATCTGGCACCTGCAGTACACAGACTGGCCCGATCACGGCTGCCCAGACGATATCAAGGGCTTCCTCA CCTATCTGGAGGAGATCCAGTCTGTgaggagacacacaaacagcatcaGTGACCCAAAGAACACCAACCTGCCTGTGCTGGTCCACTGCAGCGCAGGAGTGGGCCGCACCGGCGTGGTCATCCTGTCCGAGATCCTCATCGCCTGCCTGGAGCACAATGAG ACGCTGGACATCCCCAACGTCCTGTTGAAGCTCCGCGCTCAGAGGATGATGGTGGTCCAGACCTTCGCTCAGTACAGCTTCATCTACAAGGTCCTCATCCACTATCTGCGCAACTCCAGACTCATTTGA
- the spred1 gene encoding sprouty-related, EVH1 domain-containing protein 1 → MSEDSTNPNNDDSYARVRAVVMTRDDSSGGWLPLGGGGLSCVTIYKVSRVDDSSSTHSGGSSNNLSPCGHSPSPSPSPSPSPSPSTVEFYIKGERLKDKLVVLECVLQKDVVYNKVTPIFHHWRINDKKFGLTFQSPADARAFDRGVRRAIEDIVQGCRSFGDGDTPEDGQALCDDPSTICTPMKEAFSPLNHVVSTEPFGGCYVRAQPFEDFPSTNRRYLPPQVAFKPTRHVSFHMDEEEIVRINPRKDVLIRGYEDYRHPLMLKKEADRDDLDFPTAFTKLDSKKCEYLFPDGPGGDSHSGPGMGIGTGMGLGLGKDTAIKTQPSPLLKSKKGRRRREDGERSRCIYCREMFNHEDNWRGQCQDAPDPIKQCIYKVSCMLCAESMLYHCMSDSEGDFSDPCSCDTSDEQFCLRWLALVALSFIAPCMCCYLPLRACHHCGEACHCCGGKHKAAG, encoded by the exons atgagtgAAGATTCAACAAATCCAAACAACGA TGACAGTTATGCACGTGTGAGAGCAGTGGTCATGACTCGGGATGACTCCAGCGGTGGGTGGCTGCCCCTGGGGGGCGGAGGCCTTAGCTGTGTCACCATCTATAAGGTCAGTCGGGtggatgacagcagcagcacccacagtggaggcagcagcaacaacctCAGCCCCTGCGGCCACAGTCCCAGTCCaagccccagccccagtcccagtccaaGCCCATCCACTGTTGAGTTTTACATCAAGGGCGAGAGGCTCAAAGATAAGTTG GTGGTGCTAGAGTGCGTCCTACAAAAAGATGTGGTGTACAACAAGGTCACCCCCATTTTTCACCACTGGAGGATCAACGATAAGAAGTTTGGGCTGACCTTCCAGAGCCCCGCCGATGCTCGTGCCTTTGATCGGGGGGTGCGTCGGGCCATCGAGGACATTGtccaag GTTGTCGATCATTTGGAGATGGCGACACTCCTGAAGACGGACAAGCA CTGTGTGATGATCCCTCCACCATCTGTACACCCATGAAAGAGGCCTTCTCTCCCCTGAACCATGTTGTCTCCACTGAACCATTTGGGGGCTGCTACGTCCGTGCACAACCTTTTGAGGATTTCCCCTCCACCAACCGCCGTTACCTGCCTCCCCAG gTGGCGTTTAAACCAACCCGACATGTCAGTTTTCATATGGACGAGGAGGAGATTGTCCGCATCAATCCACGCAAAGACGTGCTCATCCGGGGCTATGAAGACTACCGCCACCCTCTCATGCTAAAGAAGGAGGCCGACCGCGACGACCTCGACTTCCCCACCGCCTTCACCAAGCTGGACAGTAAGAAGTGTGAATACCTTTTCCCCGACGGTCCCGGCGGAGACTCTCACTCTGGCCCTGGAATGGGTATTGGAACAGGTATGGGACTGGGTCTGGGCAAGGACACGGCTATCAAGACTCAGCCCTCACCTCTGCTGAAATCTAAGAAGGGCCGGCGGCGGCGAGAGGACGGCGAGCGATCGCGTTGCATCTACTGCCGGGAGATGTTCAACCACGAAGACAACTGGCGAGGGCAGTGTCAGGACGCCCCGGACCCCATCAAGCAGTGCATTTACAAAGTCAGCTGCATGCTGTGCGCGGAGAGCATGCTGTACCACTGCATGTCTGACTCCGAGGGGGACTTCTCAGACCCCTGCTCGTGTGACACATCCGACGAGCAGTTCTGCCTGCGCTGGCTTGCACTGGTGGCGCTGTCCTTCATCGCGCCCTGTATGTGCTGCTACCTGCCCCTGCGCGCCTGCCACCACTGCGGCGAGGCCTGCCACTGCTGCGGGGGCAAGCACAAGGCCGCGGGGTGA
- the fam98b gene encoding protein FAM98B has translation MECDILDSLEQLGYDGPLLDEKALLAAAAEGLSCPEYVDLCRWLTSSLKPLCDLKENLTSGPDDMDGLRTELSGFLKELHCPNDISGILNGSELKTKDHLKFILFLSSELQAARMVRSRHIAESRQEESPMCQELLSICAMLNIPEPRGLDTAGVFSQVQDRVEKILEDLPDGSVGKPVLKKSPDSDQWEKLDSINAALSSEYECRRRMLIKRLDVTVQSFGWSDRAKVKVDSMARVYQPRRHALRPQSAVDMSKLLAAREDLCNVVKTSSGSSREKTVCAVNKVLMGVVPDRGGRPSEIAAPPPEMPPWQKRQDGGGGGGWGGHGGQGRGRGGRGRWRGGGWNQGGHGNYGGHGRHGGKRGRYQY, from the exons ATGGAATGTGATATTTTGGACTCCCTAGAACAGCTTGG CTATGATGGCCCCCTGTTGGACGAAAAGGCGCTGCTCGCAGCCGCGGCAGAAGGTTTGTCTTGTCCCGAGTATGTGGATCTCTGCCGGTGGCTCACATCCAGCTTAAAGCCGCTGTGTGATCTGAAGGAGAACCTTACTTCTGGGCCAG ATGACATGGACGGGCTGCGGACGGAGTTGAGTGGCTTCCTGAAGGAGTTGCACTGTCCTAATGACATTTCTGGGATTCTGAATGGCAGCGAGTTAAAAACAAAAGACCACCTCAAATTCATTT TGTTTTTGAGCTCAGAGCTCCAGGCGGCACGGATGGTGAGGAGCAGACACATTGCAGAGAGCCGACAGGAAGAAAGTCCGATGTGTCAGGAGCTCCTGTCAATCTGTGCCATGCTGAATATCCCAGAGCCCAGAGGactggacacagcaggagtgtTCTCTCAAGTCCAAGACAGG GTCGAGAAAATACTTGAAGATCTTCCAGACGGCTCTGTCGGAAAGCCGGTGCTAAAGAAATCACCAGACAGTGACCAGTGG GAGAAACTGGACAGCATAAACGCAGCTCTGTCGTCCGAGTACGAGTGTCGGCGCAGGATGCTGATCAAACGTCTGGACGTCACAGTTCAGTCTTTTGGCTGGTCTGACAGAGCAAAG GTGAAGGTGGACAGCATGGCGAGGGTTTACCAGCCCAGGAGACACGCTCTGAGGCCGCAGTCCGCTGTGGACATGTCCAAGCTGCTGGCTGCCAGAGAAGACCTCTGCAACGTAGTGAAGACCAGCAGCGGCTCCAGCAGGGAGAAGACGGTCTGTGCTGTGAACAAG GTGTTGATGGGAGTTGTTCCGGACCGAGGAGGACGTCCCTCCGAGATAGCAGCGCCGCCTCCTGAGATGCCGCCCTGGCAAAAAAGACAAGAtgggggaggtggaggcggCTGGGGAGGCCATGGAGGTCAAGGTCGTggtagaggaggaagaggaagatggagaggaggtGGATGGAACCAAGGTGGACATGGAAATTATGGAGGACATGGTAGACATGGAGGGAAGAGAGGCCGGTACCAGTATTGA